From the genome of Gemmatimonas phototrophica, one region includes:
- the waaF gene encoding lipopolysaccharide heptosyltransferase II, giving the protein MPVSAVLQTSFLGDMVLTTPLLERLAGEGLVHVVATPANAAVLANHPAVASVIVFDKRGADRGWRGLRRVAERLRSVGAQRAYLAQGSNRTAALAWLARIPERIGFETSGGKLFTTRRVPYNRTQHHAARLWQLANPLGHDGTLPEPLRPSLYPGASDTAAVEALLRAYQVAPGTSLLALAPGSVWATKRWPSFAALATALVQRIDGASHGTAERVVVLGAAGDAPLAAEIARAVYEVGGPPVIDATGKLSLLGSAALLSRCRVLITNDSAPLHLASAMNTPTVALFGPTVPGMGFGPLAEQQVVLGRKELSCRPCHAHGPQQCPLGHWKCMRDLAPQDVAHAVLELAHSGG; this is encoded by the coding sequence GTGCCTGTCTCTGCGGTACTACAAACATCTTTCCTGGGTGACATGGTCCTCACCACCCCGCTCCTTGAGCGGTTGGCTGGTGAGGGCCTTGTGCATGTAGTGGCCACGCCGGCCAATGCGGCCGTGCTCGCCAATCACCCGGCGGTGGCGAGTGTCATTGTGTTCGACAAGCGAGGCGCCGATCGCGGGTGGAGGGGGTTGCGGCGCGTTGCCGAGCGGCTACGAAGCGTAGGAGCGCAGCGCGCCTATCTCGCGCAGGGCTCAAATCGTACGGCGGCGCTGGCCTGGCTGGCGCGCATCCCGGAGCGCATTGGCTTCGAGACCAGTGGTGGCAAGCTGTTTACCACACGCCGGGTGCCTTACAACCGCACGCAGCACCATGCCGCCCGTCTGTGGCAACTGGCCAATCCCCTGGGGCACGATGGCACGCTCCCGGAGCCACTCCGGCCTTCTTTGTATCCCGGCGCGTCCGATACGGCGGCGGTTGAGGCCCTCCTGCGTGCATATCAGGTGGCCCCTGGCACCTCCTTGCTGGCACTCGCCCCCGGGAGCGTATGGGCCACCAAACGTTGGCCCAGCTTTGCGGCGCTGGCCACCGCGCTGGTGCAGCGCATTGACGGCGCCAGTCACGGCACGGCCGAACGGGTGGTGGTGCTGGGAGCTGCCGGCGACGCCCCATTGGCGGCCGAGATTGCCCGTGCGGTTTACGAGGTTGGCGGACCACCGGTGATCGACGCCACCGGCAAGCTGTCGCTGCTCGGGTCGGCAGCCCTGTTATCCCGCTGTCGGGTGCTCATCACGAATGACTCGGCCCCGCTGCACTTGGCCAGTGCCATGAATACCCCTACCGTGGCGCTCTTTGGCCCGACCGTCCCCGGTATGGGCTTCGGGCCACTGGCCGAGCAGCAGGTGGTTCTTGGCCGCAAGGAGCTCTCCTGCCGCCCCTGTCATGCCCATGGGCCCCAACAGTGTCCGCTGGGGCACTGGAAGTGTATGCGTGACCTCGCTCCCCAGGATGTGGCCCACGCCGTGCTCGAGTTGGCGCATTCGGGAGGCTAG
- a CDS encoding serine hydrolase domain-containing protein, whose product MTGYPRLLRMALLLPLVACGDAGSAPTPPSQAPDPRTLAVHYPPATGAWETIAPASVGWDSTALRSALDWAGTQKSTAVIILWRGRIVAERYWGGWTISTDSIIASAGKSVLSTVIGQLSASGRLSLDDPASQWIGAGWSRSPATEARIRVRDLLSMASGLNDSLQQVVAPGTRFYYNNPAYYQLFQVAQRASGQDINAVSRALLFNAIGMTSTWRLSFDTGEPGFILSATARDMARFGLLAMSRGRWSGTPVVTDTSWFTRSWQSSTPDNAGYGYLWWLNSGATYRMPGPYLLPTVSAPLIPSAPRDLVAALGKGDKKIYVIPSLDVVVVRHGQEADVSGGNPLAISKFDEQWWQRLRVAMRY is encoded by the coding sequence ATGACTGGATACCCCCGCCTCCTGCGCATGGCCCTGCTGCTGCCCCTGGTGGCCTGCGGCGACGCGGGCTCCGCGCCCACGCCGCCGTCTCAGGCCCCCGACCCGCGCACGCTCGCGGTGCACTACCCGCCGGCAACCGGCGCGTGGGAAACCATCGCCCCCGCCTCCGTTGGCTGGGATTCCACCGCCTTGCGGAGTGCGCTCGACTGGGCGGGGACGCAAAAAAGCACCGCCGTGATCATCCTGTGGCGGGGCCGAATTGTGGCCGAGCGATACTGGGGCGGGTGGACCATCAGCACCGATTCCATCATTGCGTCGGCCGGTAAGAGTGTACTGTCCACCGTGATCGGTCAGCTGAGCGCCAGCGGGCGCCTCTCACTCGACGATCCGGCGTCGCAGTGGATCGGGGCTGGATGGTCGCGCAGTCCGGCCACCGAGGCGCGTATCCGGGTGCGGGATCTGCTGTCCATGGCGTCGGGGCTCAATGATTCCCTGCAGCAGGTGGTGGCGCCGGGAACTCGCTTTTACTACAACAACCCGGCCTACTACCAGCTGTTTCAGGTGGCCCAGCGGGCATCTGGACAGGACATCAATGCTGTTTCCCGGGCGCTGCTATTCAATGCCATTGGCATGACCAGCACCTGGCGGCTGTCGTTTGATACCGGCGAACCTGGATTCATTCTCAGTGCGACGGCGCGCGATATGGCCCGCTTCGGGCTGCTGGCCATGTCCCGCGGCCGCTGGAGCGGCACCCCGGTGGTAACCGACACCAGTTGGTTCACGCGGTCGTGGCAGTCGTCCACTCCTGACAATGCGGGCTACGGCTATCTGTGGTGGCTCAACAGCGGCGCGACATATCGAATGCCGGGGCCTTACCTGTTGCCGACCGTCAGTGCGCCCCTTATCCCCAGCGCCCCGCGCGATCTGGTCGCGGCACTCGGCAAGGGCGACAAGAAGATCTACGTCATTCCCAGTCTCGACGTGGTCGTCGTGCGACACGGGCAGGAGGCCGATGTCTCCGGCGGCAATCCGCTGGCCATCAGCAAATTCGATGAACAGTGGTGGCAGCGGCTGCGGGTGGCGATGCGTTACTAG
- a CDS encoding ROK family protein, whose translation MASTTPSPDSQFIIGVDLGGTNIVVSAMSLDGSRLFGSQSEPTLAIEGADAVIARMARMVNTTVGITMKEAGVPKSAFLGVGIGAPGTVDRETGRVLAAPNLKWYDFPLVERMAELTGLPVKIDNDANCATYGEWWLGAARGGRNVIGVTIGTGVGGGIIIDRQVYHGSSDAAGEIGHITIDLNGRRCGCGNYGCLEAYASGSAIAERAREALLNDESSVLPSLVNGDHSKITAAVVYSAAGQGDALALEIVRETARYLGAGLANLLNVFNPDVVVVAGGVTQAGEALFGPLRTEVRRRAFKSVSDACRIVPGTLPGTAGVVGAVASFISQTTGHPPA comes from the coding sequence ATGGCTTCCACCACGCCCTCCCCCGATTCGCAGTTCATCATTGGTGTCGACCTTGGCGGCACCAACATCGTCGTCTCCGCCATGTCGCTCGACGGCTCACGCCTGTTTGGCTCGCAGTCGGAGCCAACGCTGGCCATTGAGGGGGCCGATGCGGTGATTGCCCGCATGGCCCGCATGGTGAACACCACGGTTGGCATCACCATGAAGGAGGCCGGCGTCCCCAAGAGCGCGTTTCTGGGCGTGGGGATTGGAGCCCCGGGCACGGTAGACCGAGAGACTGGTCGCGTGCTGGCCGCGCCCAACCTCAAGTGGTACGACTTTCCGCTGGTGGAGCGGATGGCCGAGCTGACGGGTTTGCCGGTCAAGATCGATAACGATGCCAACTGCGCGACGTACGGCGAGTGGTGGCTGGGTGCGGCGCGGGGTGGTCGCAACGTCATTGGCGTCACGATCGGCACGGGCGTGGGTGGCGGCATCATCATCGATCGCCAGGTCTATCATGGCTCCAGCGATGCCGCGGGTGAGATCGGGCATATCACGATTGATCTCAACGGGCGTCGCTGCGGATGTGGAAACTATGGCTGCCTCGAGGCCTATGCTTCCGGCAGTGCCATCGCCGAGCGGGCGCGCGAAGCGCTGCTCAACGATGAGTCATCGGTGCTGCCGTCGCTGGTGAACGGCGATCACTCCAAGATCACCGCGGCCGTGGTGTACAGCGCGGCGGGTCAGGGCGATGCACTGGCCCTCGAAATCGTGCGTGAAACGGCGCGCTATCTCGGGGCGGGGCTGGCCAACCTGTTGAATGTGTTCAACCCCGACGTCGTGGTGGTTGCCGGCGGGGTGACGCAAGCCGGCGAAGCGCTCTTTGGTCCACTGCGCACCGAAGTGCGACGCCGCGCCTTCAAGAGCGTGTCGGACGCCTGCCGCATTGTGCCCGGCACGTTGCCCGGCACGGCGGGCGTGGTCGGCGCCGTGGCATCATTCATTTCACAAACCACTGGGCATCCCCCCGCGTGA
- a CDS encoding PfkB family carbohydrate kinase, protein MTTTASHTPTTKRVGVIGSFVWDVLHGRDGRSVPIEEWGGITYSLSALDAALPDDWEIVPLAMVGQDLVERAQWYCRGLRRMAPDAALIGVPYPNNRVELRYLDDERRTEHLTGGVPAWTWLGLKPVLDAARLDALYINLLSGWELDLETAQLIRAHFQGPIYCDLHMLVMAVQADGLRTPRPLPNVAEWCACFDVMQVNEDEMRLMAPDSMALAATAMAAGVSVLGVTLGKRGAAYFAAPGIESLHDLPPRRGHNVALSTSPRGGAGALGALRTALVPGVPPRVDGPGDPTGCGDVWGATHFSRLLAGDKLTDAIAAANRAASRNVEHRGAAGLSNHLRGELSTT, encoded by the coding sequence GTGACCACGACGGCTTCGCACACGCCGACCACCAAACGCGTCGGCGTGATTGGCTCCTTTGTGTGGGATGTGCTGCACGGCCGTGATGGACGCAGCGTCCCGATTGAAGAGTGGGGCGGCATTACCTATTCGCTCTCGGCGCTCGATGCGGCGCTCCCCGACGACTGGGAGATTGTACCGTTGGCCATGGTTGGTCAGGATCTTGTGGAACGTGCGCAGTGGTATTGCCGCGGACTGCGCCGCATGGCGCCGGATGCCGCACTCATTGGCGTACCGTATCCCAACAACCGCGTGGAGCTGCGCTACCTCGATGATGAGCGACGTACCGAGCATCTCACGGGCGGTGTGCCTGCGTGGACGTGGCTGGGACTCAAGCCGGTGCTGGACGCCGCACGTCTCGACGCGCTGTACATCAACCTGCTGAGTGGGTGGGAGCTCGACCTCGAAACGGCGCAGCTCATTCGCGCCCACTTTCAGGGTCCCATTTACTGCGATCTGCATATGCTGGTCATGGCGGTCCAGGCCGACGGGCTGCGCACACCGCGGCCCCTGCCCAACGTGGCAGAGTGGTGTGCCTGCTTCGACGTCATGCAGGTGAACGAAGATGAGATGCGCCTGATGGCGCCCGACTCCATGGCGCTGGCCGCAACGGCCATGGCGGCCGGGGTGTCGGTGTTGGGCGTCACGTTGGGCAAGCGGGGCGCCGCGTACTTTGCCGCGCCCGGGATCGAATCGTTGCACGACTTGCCTCCTCGCAGAGGTCACAACGTTGCTCTATCCACATCACCTCGTGGCGGCGCCGGCGCGCTCGGTGCGCTGCGCACCGCGCTCGTTCCTGGCGTGCCGCCGCGCGTTGACGGACCGGGAGATCCCACCGGTTGTGGCGATGTGTGGGGCGCCACCCATTTCTCCCGGCTCCTTGCTGGTGATAAGTTGACTGATGCCATCGCGGCAGCCAATCGTGCTGCATCGCGAAACGTCGAACATCGTGGGGCCGCTGGCCTCTCGAATCATCTCCGCGGAGAGCTCAGCACCACGTGA
- a CDS encoding ATP-binding protein: MTTVISVPPSLDEHTFEQVIEQLAATPEGSKILLDARHARWASPYGLTALLCVPQARTERIAFAVPENPDTVSYWSRTGFFRHAADLYELHGAVPRAREAHESDVLLEITPITKSDDVHGVVGRIQQKAADILHGQLNLDTAVTGAFGMTLSEACQNIVEHAGLGGWVAVQTYKYTRRLGRRVVVISVCDAGVGFRKSLESSPGHRRSDRWDDAMALEDAVLRAASRFRHGDAGRGQGLAGIRRFVGRWHGKLTVRSGTARLGIIPEWDEDVPMTEGLPFFPGAQMQIIIPERVGEAPARSAGGGAASRGRSRL; encoded by the coding sequence GTGACGACTGTCATCAGCGTGCCGCCATCGCTCGACGAACACACGTTCGAGCAGGTGATTGAGCAACTGGCGGCCACGCCGGAAGGATCCAAGATCCTGCTCGATGCTCGGCATGCCCGCTGGGCCTCGCCCTACGGTCTCACCGCGCTGCTCTGTGTGCCGCAGGCGCGTACGGAGCGCATTGCCTTTGCCGTGCCCGAAAATCCGGATACGGTTTCGTACTGGTCGCGCACCGGGTTCTTTCGGCATGCCGCCGACCTGTACGAACTGCACGGCGCCGTGCCGCGTGCACGTGAGGCTCACGAAAGCGACGTGCTCCTGGAAATCACCCCCATTACCAAGAGCGATGATGTGCACGGCGTGGTGGGGCGCATTCAGCAGAAGGCCGCCGACATTCTGCACGGGCAGCTCAATCTCGACACCGCGGTGACCGGCGCGTTCGGCATGACGCTCAGCGAAGCCTGTCAGAACATCGTGGAGCACGCGGGACTTGGCGGATGGGTGGCGGTGCAGACGTACAAGTACACCCGGCGATTGGGCCGCCGTGTCGTGGTCATTTCGGTGTGTGACGCCGGCGTGGGCTTTCGCAAATCACTGGAAAGCTCGCCGGGACATCGGCGCAGTGACCGCTGGGACGATGCCATGGCGCTGGAAGATGCCGTCCTGCGTGCCGCCTCGCGCTTTCGCCATGGCGATGCAGGACGCGGCCAGGGGTTGGCCGGCATTCGTCGATTTGTGGGGCGTTGGCACGGCAAGCTCACGGTACGCAGCGGCACGGCGCGCCTTGGCATCATTCCCGAATGGGACGAGGATGTACCCATGACGGAGGGGCTCCCGTTTTTCCCCGGCGCGCAGATGCAGATCATCATCCCTGAGCGGGTCGGGGAAGCGCCCGCACGCTCGGCAGGCGGTGGGGCCGCCTCCCGGGGCCGGAGCCGCCTGTGA
- a CDS encoding PLP-dependent transferase produces MPHLLHRRLADLEGAESALVLASGRAAVACTALALLRPGDHLLSSMWLRPETRHFFAQELPALGVEVSYVDPRETRGWRRGLSRTTRALFVESPVLESGRLLDLRPPRTLTQELGLALIVDATAASPVNFTPIAHGVDIVLHDATLFLDGHGQGEAGVVAGTEGLVEEVRLKMETWGALPHPLARVQLDNGLATLEVRVQRQNSTAQQLAEWAEGYPDVSAVLYAGLASHPDRSAFEEWFKGAGATVHLRLREQLHADIAPDVPQIAAHASALLAGAPGARNVITHIAPGGDAGWLRVHVGLESVDTIIAALVSAISAPSPFSS; encoded by the coding sequence GTGCCCCATCTGCTGCATCGCCGGCTGGCCGACCTTGAAGGCGCCGAGTCGGCGCTCGTTCTGGCCAGTGGTCGTGCCGCCGTCGCGTGCACGGCGCTGGCGTTGTTGCGTCCGGGGGACCACCTGCTCTCCAGCATGTGGCTGCGGCCGGAAACGCGACATTTCTTCGCGCAAGAACTGCCGGCTCTTGGTGTGGAGGTCTCCTACGTCGATCCGCGGGAAACCCGTGGCTGGCGACGGGGATTGTCGCGCACGACACGGGCTCTTTTTGTCGAATCGCCGGTGCTGGAGTCGGGACGACTGCTTGACCTGCGCCCGCCGCGTACGCTCACCCAGGAACTGGGGCTCGCGCTCATTGTTGACGCCACCGCCGCGTCGCCTGTGAACTTCACCCCGATCGCCCATGGCGTGGACATCGTGCTGCACGATGCCACGCTGTTCCTCGATGGACACGGGCAGGGTGAAGCCGGCGTCGTGGCCGGTACCGAGGGACTAGTGGAAGAGGTGCGCCTCAAGATGGAAACGTGGGGGGCCCTGCCCCACCCGCTGGCGCGCGTCCAGCTCGACAACGGTCTCGCCACGCTCGAAGTGCGTGTCCAGCGGCAGAACAGCACGGCGCAGCAGCTTGCCGAGTGGGCCGAGGGGTACCCCGACGTCAGCGCGGTATTGTATGCCGGTCTCGCCTCACACCCTGACCGGTCGGCGTTCGAAGAATGGTTCAAGGGCGCGGGTGCCACGGTGCATCTGCGCCTGCGCGAGCAGCTCCACGCCGACATTGCGCCGGATGTTCCTCAGATTGCCGCGCACGCCTCGGCGTTGCTCGCCGGCGCGCCCGGTGCCCGCAACGTGATCACGCACATCGCCCCGGGGGGTGACGCGGGGTGGCTCCGTGTACACGTGGGGCTCGAGTCGGTGGATACCATTATTGCGGCCCTCGTGTCGGCGATCTCCGCGCCCTCTCCGTTCTCCAGTTAG
- the ftsE gene encoding cell division ATP-binding protein FtsE, with the protein MLRVANVSKEYPRSGMALRDVSFEMQKGEFVFLVGHSGAGKSTLLKLLTMAERPTTGEVRVSGYSSFSIKPREVPHLRRRLGIVFQDFRLLPDRTAEQNVAFALEVTGTPNAQIGPKVARLLTQVGLASRATAYPHELSGGEQQRVAIARALANDPFLLLADEPTGNLDDRATHAIYLLLREINARGTSVLMATHDVAILQRAQQRCIELDHGQLVFDGNDMTALVASMRGRRP; encoded by the coding sequence ATTCTTCGCGTAGCGAACGTGTCGAAGGAATACCCACGTTCGGGTATGGCACTGCGTGATGTGTCCTTCGAAATGCAGAAGGGCGAATTCGTCTTTTTGGTAGGACACTCCGGTGCGGGCAAGAGCACCTTGCTCAAATTGCTCACCATGGCCGAACGCCCGACCACCGGCGAAGTACGCGTGTCCGGCTACTCGAGCTTTTCCATCAAGCCACGGGAAGTACCGCACCTTCGTCGTCGATTGGGAATTGTCTTTCAGGACTTTCGCCTACTCCCCGATCGCACGGCCGAACAGAACGTGGCCTTTGCATTGGAAGTCACGGGCACCCCCAACGCGCAGATCGGCCCCAAGGTGGCCCGGCTGCTGACGCAGGTGGGACTCGCCTCCCGGGCCACGGCCTATCCGCACGAACTCTCCGGTGGCGAACAGCAGCGGGTGGCCATCGCCCGCGCGCTCGCCAACGATCCGTTTCTGCTGCTCGCCGACGAACCGACGGGCAATCTGGATGATCGAGCCACGCACGCCATTTACCTGTTGCTGCGTGAGATCAACGCCCGGGGCACGTCGGTCCTCATGGCCACCCACGACGTTGCGATTTTGCAACGCGCGCAGCAGCGATGCATTGAGCTCGATCACGGACAGCTGGTCTTTGATGGCAACGATATGACCGCGCTGGTGGCCAGCATGCGCGGGCGGCGTCCGTGA
- a CDS encoding cell division protein FtsX: MRLALREVALAFRRAPLLAVLGVVTIGFSLFAFGLFGLVALNIRTALREVEDRVEIRAFLVEGAKDAQIDELMQRMQKNPAVAEVGFVSPDSALMRARAELEEFRDVMDGAFLPGSVELRLKEGLRDPATVAELSRRLQTYPVVEEVRYGREWVEKLYKIRNIAALAGTVLGGVFAMVAVIIIGSTIRMAILARTREIEIMRLVGATNWFVRFPYLLDGLLKGLLGGVLAVAMSWGTTNILARSLMQTEFFSQDQILLGILAGGLLGLLGSWFSVGRHLRQVWRD; encoded by the coding sequence ATGAGGCTTGCTTTGCGTGAAGTGGCGCTGGCGTTTCGCCGTGCTCCGTTACTGGCCGTACTTGGTGTCGTGACGATCGGCTTTTCACTCTTTGCCTTTGGGCTGTTCGGGTTGGTGGCGCTCAACATCCGGACGGCGTTGCGTGAGGTGGAGGATCGCGTGGAAATCCGTGCGTTTCTGGTGGAGGGGGCCAAAGATGCGCAGATCGATGAATTGATGCAGCGCATGCAGAAGAACCCGGCAGTGGCCGAGGTGGGGTTCGTCTCACCCGATTCGGCCCTCATGCGCGCCAGGGCCGAATTGGAGGAGTTCCGCGATGTCATGGACGGCGCGTTCCTCCCCGGGTCGGTTGAACTGCGGCTCAAGGAAGGATTGCGCGATCCAGCCACGGTGGCCGAACTATCTCGACGGCTGCAGACGTATCCGGTGGTGGAAGAAGTCCGTTATGGGCGCGAGTGGGTGGAGAAGCTGTACAAGATCAGAAACATTGCCGCGCTAGCCGGCACCGTACTGGGCGGGGTGTTTGCAATGGTCGCGGTGATCATCATCGGCAGTACCATTCGCATGGCCATTCTCGCGCGAACGCGCGAGATCGAAATCATGCGACTGGTCGGGGCCACCAACTGGTTTGTGCGTTTCCCCTATCTGCTGGACGGTCTGCTCAAAGGATTGCTCGGAGGTGTGCTGGCCGTCGCCATGTCGTGGGGCACGACCAACATTCTGGCGCGCTCGCTCATGCAAACCGAGTTCTTCAGCCAGGATCAGATTCTGCTGGGCATTCTGGCGGGTGGCCTGCTGGGCCTGCTGGGAAGCTGGTTTTCGGTGGGCCGTCATTTGCGCCAGGTCTGGCGCGACTGA
- a CDS encoding murein hydrolase activator EnvC family protein, with translation MRVWFGAARVGACLLVGAWTAMVLPTARLAAQQPPQSAEQRLRQQQDELDKLRRERSDLEARMNELQRSARSLTDEVNNLEAQRLTTRRLVVALDQQLETINEEVVKAGSGLVRAEGELVNKRGALQRRMVEIYKRGSLYDVEAMLSAQSFAGLVARYKYLHELALNDRKLVQRVEGLRDQIITQRMLLVRLQDEVSRNRQEKDREARRLAELESRRQRNLTAVQLSAQRTRERMQQLARDESRISNAIATLETARRRAELAPNARPAAASTIRTSDLGKLDWPVDGAILYRFGRVVNPNNTTTRWNGIGIGAAVGTVVKSISAGEVVLADNVGTYGPTVIVQHGGGDYSVYGSLQRIDVRRGQQVSKAQVIGTVGDTDPELPPHLHFEIRPKGRAIDPLEYLRAKR, from the coding sequence ATGCGAGTGTGGTTCGGTGCGGCGCGCGTGGGCGCCTGTCTGCTGGTGGGCGCGTGGACCGCAATGGTCCTCCCCACCGCCAGGCTCGCGGCGCAGCAGCCACCGCAGAGCGCCGAGCAACGGTTGCGTCAGCAGCAGGACGAACTGGACAAGTTGCGGCGCGAGCGCTCCGATCTAGAAGCGCGCATGAACGAACTCCAGCGAAGTGCGCGGTCCCTGACTGACGAAGTGAACAATCTGGAAGCGCAGCGCCTCACCACCCGCCGGTTGGTGGTGGCGCTCGATCAGCAGCTCGAGACAATCAACGAAGAAGTCGTAAAGGCCGGGTCGGGGCTTGTGCGCGCCGAAGGGGAGTTGGTGAACAAGCGCGGGGCGCTGCAGCGCCGCATGGTGGAGATCTACAAGCGCGGCAGTCTCTACGATGTGGAAGCCATGCTGTCGGCGCAGTCGTTTGCCGGGCTGGTGGCACGCTACAAGTATCTGCACGAGCTTGCGCTCAACGATCGCAAGCTGGTGCAGCGCGTGGAAGGGTTGCGCGACCAGATCATTACGCAACGCATGTTGCTGGTGCGGCTCCAGGATGAAGTAAGCCGGAATCGCCAGGAAAAAGACCGCGAAGCGCGCCGCCTCGCCGAACTGGAATCCCGCCGCCAGCGGAACCTCACCGCCGTACAGCTTTCGGCGCAGCGGACTCGCGAGCGCATGCAGCAACTGGCGCGAGACGAATCGCGCATCTCCAACGCCATCGCCACCTTGGAGACCGCGCGGCGACGCGCCGAACTGGCTCCCAACGCGCGACCGGCCGCAGCCTCCACCATTCGGACGTCAGATCTCGGCAAACTGGACTGGCCGGTGGACGGCGCCATTCTGTATCGGTTTGGGCGCGTGGTGAATCCCAACAACACCACCACGCGATGGAACGGCATTGGCATTGGCGCCGCGGTTGGGACGGTGGTGAAGAGCATTTCCGCCGGCGAAGTGGTCCTGGCCGACAACGTGGGCACCTATGGTCCCACCGTCATTGTGCAACACGGTGGCGGTGACTACTCCGTGTACGGATCGCTGCAGCGCATTGATGTGCGCCGCGGGCAACAAGTGAGCAAGGCACAGGTCATTGGCACGGTGGGCGATACCGATCCGGAGTTGCCGCCCCACCTGCACTTCGAGATCCGCCCCAAGGGAAGAGCGATTGATCCGCTGGAGTATCTGCGGGCCAAGCGCTGA
- a CDS encoding deoxyribonuclease IV: protein MPAKKTAPASAAAKPSTRKPASPKAPALNAPITVDAGDWTRDVAPVGAHVSIAGGTWEAAARAREISATGAQIFTKQANRWQEREVDADEAARFSAAMAETTVRWTCAHDSYLINLASPDADLRARSIESFRAELRRCHALGLNALVSHPGNFMDDRASGIARNADGIVQALEAETGPTRLLMELTAGQGTVLGSTFEEMADLLSRIPAPLRARVGVCLDTAHIWAAGYDVVSDYDGVWQRFGDVLGFETLGCLHLNDSKAKLGSHLDRHELIGEGTIGGEAFRRIMTDGRLAHVPRIIETPKGDTPAEADGRMLRTLREYAAG from the coding sequence ATGCCTGCCAAGAAAACTGCCCCCGCATCAGCCGCCGCAAAGCCCAGCACCCGCAAGCCGGCGTCACCCAAAGCCCCTGCGTTGAACGCCCCCATAACCGTGGATGCGGGCGACTGGACCCGCGATGTGGCCCCGGTTGGGGCACACGTATCCATTGCCGGCGGCACGTGGGAAGCGGCCGCCCGCGCGCGGGAGATCAGTGCCACAGGCGCACAAATCTTTACCAAACAGGCGAACCGGTGGCAGGAACGAGAGGTGGATGCCGACGAGGCGGCCCGCTTCTCGGCAGCCATGGCGGAAACCACGGTGCGCTGGACGTGCGCCCACGATTCCTACCTCATCAATCTGGCGTCCCCGGATGCGGACCTGCGGGCGCGCAGCATTGAGAGTTTTCGCGCCGAGCTGCGGCGCTGTCATGCGCTGGGACTGAATGCGTTGGTGTCGCACCCCGGCAATTTCATGGACGACCGGGCCAGTGGCATTGCCCGCAACGCCGATGGCATTGTGCAGGCCCTCGAGGCGGAGACGGGTCCCACGCGGTTGCTCATGGAGCTTACTGCAGGACAGGGCACGGTGCTGGGATCGACATTTGAGGAAATGGCCGATCTCCTGTCGCGCATACCGGCGCCGTTGCGCGCGCGGGTTGGCGTGTGCCTCGACACGGCCCACATCTGGGCGGCCGGGTACGACGTGGTGAGCGACTACGACGGCGTGTGGCAGCGCTTTGGCGATGTGTTGGGCTTTGAGACCCTCGGCTGCCTGCACCTCAATGATTCCAAGGCCAAGCTCGGCTCACATCTCGACCGCCACGAACTCATTGGCGAAGGCACCATTGGTGGCGAAGCGTTCCGTCGCATCATGACGGATGGACGACTGGCTCACGTGCCGCGCATTATTGAAACGCCAAAGGGTGATACCCCAGCGGAGGCCGATGGCCGCATGTTGCGCACACTGCGGGAGTACGCGGCGGGCTGA